A window of the Microbulbifer aggregans genome harbors these coding sequences:
- a CDS encoding mannose-1-phosphate guanylyltransferase/mannose-6-phosphate isomerase: MLLPVIMAGGSGSRLWPLSRQLFPKQFLPLTGEQTMLQETCARLDGLDHQPPLIICGDDHRFTVAEQLREAKEGHSGIVLEPAGRNTAPAVALAALRATTGGESDPLLLVLAADHVIRDVAAFQDAVNKAIPHAEQGKLVTFGIVPTGPETGYGYIRRNADSGDTAFAVEEFVEKPDLATAEQYVASGDFYWNSGMFLFRASRYLEELKAHRPDMLAACEQSMTGAAIDIDFVRPSQESFLACPDDSIDYAVMEKTRDAVVVPMDCGWSDVGSWSALWEVSDKDDNGNTARGDVILQDSKGCYVQSDSKLIATVGLEDVVVVESDDAILVAAKDRVQDIKKVVNQLKAENRSEAQVHRKVYRPWGFYDSVDAGDRFQVKRIVVKPGAKLSLQMHHHRAEHWIVVSGTAMVTNGDKEILVTENQSTYIPLGVTHRLENPGSIPLELIEVQSGSYLGEDDIVRFEDQYARV, from the coding sequence ATGCTCCTGCCCGTTATTATGGCCGGTGGTTCCGGCTCACGTCTGTGGCCATTGTCCCGCCAGCTCTTCCCGAAACAGTTCCTGCCCCTCACTGGCGAGCAGACCATGTTGCAGGAAACCTGCGCGCGCCTGGACGGTCTGGACCATCAGCCGCCGCTGATCATCTGCGGCGACGATCACCGCTTTACCGTGGCAGAGCAGCTGCGCGAAGCGAAGGAAGGACACAGCGGCATCGTGCTGGAACCGGCCGGCCGTAACACCGCGCCGGCAGTCGCTCTTGCCGCACTGCGCGCAACCACCGGTGGCGAGAGTGATCCGCTGTTACTGGTGCTGGCCGCCGACCACGTGATCCGCGATGTGGCTGCTTTCCAGGATGCCGTGAACAAGGCCATTCCCCATGCCGAGCAGGGCAAGCTGGTGACTTTCGGCATCGTGCCCACCGGGCCCGAGACTGGCTACGGCTATATCCGACGCAACGCCGACAGCGGTGATACCGCCTTCGCCGTGGAAGAGTTTGTCGAGAAGCCGGACCTGGCCACTGCGGAACAGTACGTGGCTAGCGGTGACTTCTACTGGAACAGCGGCATGTTCCTGTTCCGCGCCAGCCGTTACCTGGAGGAACTGAAAGCCCACCGCCCGGATATGCTCGCCGCCTGCGAGCAGTCGATGACCGGCGCGGCCATCGATATCGACTTCGTGCGCCCGTCACAGGAGAGCTTCCTCGCCTGCCCGGACGACTCCATCGACTACGCCGTGATGGAAAAAACCCGCGATGCGGTCGTGGTCCCCATGGACTGCGGCTGGAGCGATGTGGGTTCCTGGTCGGCGCTGTGGGAAGTGTCCGACAAGGACGACAACGGCAACACCGCCCGTGGCGACGTGATCCTGCAGGACTCCAAGGGTTGCTACGTGCAGAGCGACAGCAAGCTGATCGCTACCGTCGGCCTGGAAGATGTGGTCGTGGTGGAGAGCGATGATGCCATCCTCGTCGCCGCCAAGGACCGCGTGCAGGACATCAAGAAGGTGGTGAACCAGCTGAAGGCCGAGAATCGCTCAGAAGCACAGGTCCACCGCAAGGTTTACCGTCCCTGGGGCTTCTACGATTCCGTCGATGCCGGCGACCGTTTCCAGGTGAAGCGCATCGTGGTCAAGCCGGGTGCCAAGCTCAGCCTGCAGATGCACCACCACCGCGCCGAGCACTGGATTGTGGTGTCTGGCACCGCCATGGTGACCAATGGTGATAAAGAGATTCTGGTGACCGAAAACCAGTCCACTTACATCCCGCTGGGGGTGACCCACCGGCTGGAAAACCCGGGTTCCATCCCGCTGGAACTGATCGAAGTGCAGTCCGGTTCCTACCTGGGTGAGGACGATATCGTCCGTTTCGAGGATCAGTACGCGCGGGTGTAA
- the rfbD gene encoding dTDP-4-dehydrorhamnose reductase codes for MKLLIVGKNGQLAQELVKRKPEGIELIALGRKEMDITDASTTMEVVGQYSPDLVINAAAYTAVDRAEEERALAFDVNARGAEQLAWACREFRARLIHVSTDFVFDGRQSRPYGEEDGVRPLNVYGLSKAAGEAVVRSILPEAIIIRTAWVYSAHGSNFLNTMLRLMNERDQLGVVSDQVGTPTSTRTLADTIYHLAGQPNCQGIYHCTDEGVASWYDFAVAILEEGRSAGLLPQERAVAIKPISTAEYPTPAKRPAYSVLDKRRLTEELGVELAHWRQALREVLQEKVSGENASQ; via the coding sequence ATGAAACTATTAATTGTCGGGAAAAATGGCCAGCTCGCTCAGGAGCTGGTCAAAAGAAAGCCAGAAGGGATTGAGCTCATCGCCCTGGGCCGCAAAGAAATGGATATTACCGATGCCAGCACCACGATGGAGGTGGTGGGGCAGTACAGCCCTGACCTGGTCATCAACGCTGCCGCGTACACCGCAGTGGACCGTGCAGAGGAAGAGCGCGCTCTGGCTTTCGATGTGAATGCACGCGGTGCGGAACAACTGGCCTGGGCCTGCCGGGAGTTTCGGGCACGACTGATCCATGTATCTACCGACTTTGTCTTTGATGGCCGGCAGTCACGCCCCTACGGTGAAGAAGACGGTGTGCGCCCCCTCAACGTGTACGGGCTGAGCAAGGCGGCCGGTGAAGCAGTTGTGCGGTCAATTCTGCCGGAGGCCATCATCATCCGCACGGCCTGGGTATACAGCGCACATGGCAGCAACTTCCTGAACACCATGCTCCGCCTGATGAACGAGCGTGACCAGTTGGGCGTAGTCAGCGACCAGGTCGGCACCCCGACCAGTACCCGCACCCTCGCCGACACCATCTACCATCTGGCCGGGCAACCCAATTGCCAGGGTATCTACCACTGTACCGATGAGGGCGTGGCCAGTTGGTATGATTTTGCCGTCGCAATCCTGGAGGAGGGGCGCAGTGCAGGCTTGCTGCCACAAGAGCGTGCCGTTGCCATCAAACCCATCAGCACGGCCGAGTACCCGACCCCGGCCAAGCGGCCTGCCTACAGCGTGCTGGACAAACGGCGCCTGACGGAAGAACTTGGTGTAGAACTGGCACACTGGCGACAGGCCCTACGGGAGGTATTGCAGGAGAAAGTTTCAGGGGAGAATGCCTCACAGTAA
- the rfbB gene encoding dTDP-glucose 4,6-dehydratase, producing MSNLLVTGGAGFIGANFVHYWLQTYPDDKVIVLDALTYAGNRANLEPVAGNPNFLFCHGDICDTSLVETLLRLHQVDTLVHFAAESHVDRSISGPDAFIETNIIGTHSLLKAAKKVWLDEGLQPSHRFHHVSTDEVYGTLGPDDPAFSETTPYAPNSPYSASKAASDHLVRAYHHTYGLNVTTSNCSNNYGPYHFPEKLIPLVITNILLDKPLPVYGDGQQIRDWLYVEDHARGIELVIKKGRLGESYNIGGNNEWANINIVRLICNLMNQAFADDPALSKRYPEAYNAIAGQAEALIQYVEDRKGHDRRYAIAPEKSNEELGYRPLESFNSGIMKTIDWYLSNDAWWRAILDGSYRRQSDLDGIPAWQADMTAVIEST from the coding sequence ATGAGTAACCTACTTGTGACCGGCGGAGCCGGCTTCATTGGTGCCAACTTCGTGCACTACTGGCTGCAAACCTATCCCGATGACAAAGTCATCGTGCTCGACGCCCTAACCTACGCCGGCAACCGGGCCAACCTGGAGCCGGTGGCGGGCAACCCTAACTTCCTTTTCTGCCATGGCGATATCTGCGATACAAGCCTGGTCGAAACTCTGCTCAGGCTGCATCAGGTGGACACGCTGGTGCACTTCGCTGCAGAGAGTCATGTGGACCGCTCGATCAGTGGCCCAGACGCCTTCATCGAAACCAACATCATCGGCACTCACAGCCTGCTCAAGGCGGCAAAGAAAGTCTGGCTCGATGAAGGTCTGCAGCCGTCGCACCGCTTCCACCATGTTTCCACCGATGAGGTCTACGGCACCCTCGGCCCCGATGACCCCGCGTTCAGCGAGACCACCCCTTACGCGCCCAATAGCCCCTATTCCGCCAGCAAGGCAGCATCGGACCACCTGGTGAGAGCCTACCACCACACCTATGGCCTGAATGTCACCACCAGCAACTGTTCCAACAACTATGGGCCATATCATTTCCCGGAGAAGCTGATCCCCCTGGTGATCACCAACATCCTGCTGGACAAGCCATTGCCCGTCTACGGTGATGGCCAGCAGATTCGCGACTGGCTTTACGTGGAGGACCATGCACGCGGTATCGAGTTGGTGATCAAGAAGGGTAGGTTGGGGGAGTCGTACAATATTGGTGGCAACAATGAGTGGGCCAATATCAATATCGTCCGCCTGATCTGCAACCTGATGAACCAGGCCTTTGCCGATGACCCTGCCCTCAGCAAGCGCTATCCGGAGGCCTATAACGCCATTGCTGGTCAGGCGGAAGCACTGATTCAGTATGTGGAAGACCGCAAGGGCCACGACCGGCGTTATGCCATTGCACCGGAGAAGTCCAACGAAGAACTCGGTTACCGGCCGCTGGAGAGCTTCAATTCGGGCATCATGAAGACCATCGACTGGTACCTGTCCAACGACGCCTGGTGGCGGGCGATCCTGGACGGCAGCTATCGGCGGCAGTCCGATCTGGATGGGATTCCTGCCTGGCAGGCCGATATGACAGCGGTCATCGAAAGTACCTGA
- the rfbC gene encoding dTDP-4-dehydrorhamnose 3,5-epimerase: protein MKITATDIPDVKIIEPRVFGDERGFFFESFRQDQFNRECAERTFVQDNHSKSGKGILRGLHYQTEQTQGKLVRVTQGEVFDVAVDLRKSSPTFGLWVGVLLSAENKRQLWVPEGFAHGFYVTSDTAEFVYKCTDYYAPQYEQSIRWDDPELAIDWPLAEGEAPKLSAKDAQGKLFKDAEFFA from the coding sequence ATGAAAATTACTGCTACCGATATCCCTGACGTAAAAATCATTGAGCCCAGGGTGTTTGGTGACGAGCGGGGCTTCTTCTTTGAATCCTTCCGGCAGGACCAGTTCAACCGCGAATGTGCGGAGCGCACATTCGTGCAGGACAACCACAGCAAGTCCGGCAAGGGGATTCTGCGGGGGCTGCACTACCAGACCGAACAGACCCAGGGCAAGCTGGTGCGTGTCACCCAGGGAGAGGTCTTTGATGTAGCCGTTGACCTGCGTAAGAGCTCGCCGACATTTGGCCTGTGGGTCGGTGTCCTGCTCTCGGCCGAGAACAAGCGGCAGTTATGGGTCCCGGAAGGGTTTGCCCATGGCTTTTATGTCACCAGTGATACGGCGGAATTCGTCTATAAATGTACGGACTACTATGCCCCCCAGTATGAGCAGTCCATACGTTGGGATGACCCGGAACTTGCTATCGACTGGCCTCTGGCAGAAGGGGAGGCCCCGAAGCTCTCCGCCAAGGATGCTCAGGGGAAATTGTTCAAGGATGCCGAGTTTTTCGCCTGA